The following coding sequences are from one Mastomys coucha isolate ucsf_1 unplaced genomic scaffold, UCSF_Mcou_1 pScaffold9, whole genome shotgun sequence window:
- the Nfatc4 gene encoding nuclear factor of activated T-cells, cytoplasmic 4 isoform X1, translating to MGAASCEDEELEFKLVFGEEKEAPPLGPGGPGEELDSEDAPPCCRLALGEPLPYGAAPIGIPRPPPPRPGMHSPPPRPAPSPGTWESQPARSVRLGGPGGNAGGTGGGRVLECPSIRITSISPTPDPPTSLEDTPETWGDGSPRDYPPPEGFGGYREAGGQGGGAFFSPSPGSSSLSSWSFFSDASDEAALYAACDEVESELNEAASRFGLSSPLPSPRASPRPWTPEDPWSLYGPSSGGRAPEDSWLLLSAPGPIPASPRPASPCGKRRYSSSGTPSSASPALSRRGSLGEEGPEPPPPPPLPLVRDPSSPGPFDYVGAPPTESIPQKTRRTSSEQAVALPRSEEPPSCNGKLPSGTEDSVAAPGALRKEVAGMDYLAVPSPLAWSKARIGGHSPIFRTSALPPLDWPLPSQYEQLELRIEVQPRAHHRAHYETEGSRGAVKAAPGGHPVVKLLGYSEKPLTLQMFIGTADERSLRPHAFYQVHRITGKMVATASYEAVVSGTKVLEMTLLPENNMAANIDCAGILKLRNSDIELRKGETDIGRKNTRVRLVFRVHVPQGGGKVVSVQAASVPIECSQRSAQELPQVEAYNPSACSVRGGEELVLTGSNFLPDSKVVFIERGPDGKLQWEEEATVNRLQSSEVTLTLTIPEYSNKRVSRPVQVYFYVSNGRRKRSPTQSFKFLPVIFKEEPLPDSSLRGFPSTSGPPFGPDMDFSPPRPPYPSYPHEDPAYETPYLSEGFGYSTPALYPQTGPPPSYRSGLRMFPESGGTTGCARLPSVSFLPRPFPGDQYGGQGSSFALGLPFSPPAPFRPPLPSSPPLEDPFHPQSAVHPLPAEGYNEVGPGYTPGEGASEQEKSRGGYSSGFRDNVPIQGITLEEGLLTLFRTATASHLASSEGQNQRSELWFEHILPPHLLLSLKE from the exons ATGGGGGCAGCAAGCTGCGAGGATGAGGAGCTGGAATTTAAGCTGGTGTTCggggaggaaaaggaggctcCCCCGCTGGGCCCTGGGGGCCCTGGGGAAG AGCTGGACTCAGAGGATGCCCCTCCATGCTGTCGTTTGGCCCTGGGGGAACCCCTTCCTTATGGTGCTGCCCCTATTGGGAttccccgacccccaccccctcGGCCAGGGATGCACTCACCACCACCCCGTCCTGCCCCTTCACCTGGCACCTGGGAGAGCCAGCCAGCTCGGTCGGTGAGGCTGGGGGGCCCAGGAGGTAATGCAGGGGGTACTGGGGGCGGTCGTGTTCTTGAGTGTCCCAGCATCCGGATTACCTCTATCTCTCCCACGCCTGACCCACCGACCTCGCTAGAGGACACTCCTGAAACTTGGGGGGACGGCTCTCCTAGAGATTACCCTCCACCAGAAGGCTTTGGGGGCTATCGAGAGGCTGGAGGTCAAGGCGGAGGCGCCTTCTTCAGCCCGAGCCCTGGCAGCAGCAGCCTGTCTTCGTGGAGCTTCTTCTCGGATGCCTCAGATGAGGCAGCCCTGTATGCAGCGTGCGACGAGGTGGAGTCTGAACTTAATGAAGCAGCCTCCCGCTTTGGCTTGAGCTCTCCACTGCCCTCGCCCCGGGCTTCTCCTAGGCCCTGGACCCCGGAGGATCCGTGGAGCCTATACGGTCCAAGCTCCGGAGGCCGAGCGCCAGAGGATAGCTGGCTACTCCTCAGCGCTCCTGGGCCCATTCCAGCCTCCCCTCGGCCTGCTTCTCCCTGCGGCAAGCGGCGCTATTCCAGTTCCGGAACCCCATCTTCGGCCTCCCCAGCTTTGTCCCGCCGGGGCAGCCTTGGGGAAGAGGGTCCAGAGCCACCTCCACCACCCCCACTGCCTCTGGTCCGGGACCCTAGTTCCCCTGGCCCTTTTGACTATGTGGGTGCTCCACCAACCGAGAGCATCCCTCAGAAAACCCGGAGGACTTCTAGCGAGCAAGCAGTGGCCCTGCCTCGGTCTGAGGAGCCTCCCTCGTGCAATGGGAAGCTGCCCTCCGGTACAGAGGACTCTGTGGCTGCTCCGGGGGCTCTGCGGAAAGAGGTGGCTGGTATGGATTACCTAGCAGTGCCTTCTCCCCTTGCTTGGTCCAAGGCCCGGATTGGGGGACACAGCCCCATCTTCAG gacctctgccctaCCTCCCCTGGACTGGCCTTTACCCAGCCAGTATGAGCAGCTGGAGCTGAGGATCGAGGTACAGCCTAGAGCACACCACCGAGCTCACTATGAGACTGAGGGCAGCCGGGGAGCTGTCAAAGCTGCTCCTGGAGGCCACCCTGTGGTCAAG CTCCTAGGCTACAGTGAGAAGCCATTGACTCTACAGATGTTCATTGGCACTGCAGATGAGAGGAGCCTGCGGCCCCATGCCTTCTACCAGGTGCACCGGATTACTGGCAAGATGGTGGCTACAGCCAGCTATGAAGCTGTAGTCAGCGGTACCAAAGTGTTGGAGATGACCTTGCTCCCAGAGAACAACATGGCTGCCAA CATTGACTGTGCTGGAATCCTGAAGCTTCGGAATTCAGACATTGAGCTACGGAAGGGTGAGACAGACATCGGGCGCAAAAACACGCGTGTGCGGCTGGTGTTCCGTGTGCACGTGCCTCAGGGCGGCGGGAAGGTCGTCTCTGTGCAAGCAGCATCAGTGCCCATCGAGTGCT CCCAGCGCTCAGCCCAGGAGCTGCCCCAGGTGGAGGCCTACAACCCCAGTGCCTGCTCcgtgagaggaggggaggagctaGTGTTGACTGGTTCCAACTTCCTGCCAGACTCTAAAGTGGTGTTCATTGAAAGGGGCCCTG ATGGAAAACTGCAGTGGGAGGAAGAGGCCACAGTGAACCGGCTGCAGAGCAGTGAG GTGACATTGACTCTGACCATCCCTGAGTATAGCAACAAGAGGGTATCCCGGCCAGTCCAGGTCTACTTTTATGTCTCCAATGGGCGGAGGAAGCGCAGTCCTACCCAAAGTTTCAAGTTCCTACCTG TGATCTTCAAGGAGGAGCCTCTACCAGACTCGTCTCTCCGGGGCTTCCCTTCCACATCGGGTCCCCCCTTTGGCCCTGACATGGACTTCTCACCGCCCAGGCCCCCTTACCCCTCCTATCCCCACGAAGACCCTGCTTATGAGACTCCTTATCTGTCAGAAGGCTTTGGTTATAGCACACCCGCTCTGTACCCCCAGACGGGGCCCCCACCGTCCTATAGATCCGGCCTGCGGATGTTCCCTGAGAGTGGGGGTACCACAGGTTGTGCCCGCCTACCTTCAGTCTCCTTCCTTCCGCGCCCCTTTCCTGGTGATCAATATGGAGGACAGGGCTCCTCTTTTGCCCTGGGGCTTCCATTCTCCCCTCCGGCCCCCTTTAGGCCTCCACTGCCTTCCTCCCCACCACTTGAAGACCCCTTCCACCCCCAGAGTGCCGTCCACCCCTTACCTGCTGAGGGCTACAATGAGGTGGGGCCAGGCTATACCCCTGGGGAGGGGGCTTCGGAGCAGGAGAAATCCAGGGGTGGCTACAGCAGCGGCTTCAGAGACAATGTACCTATCCAGGGTATCACCCTGGAGGAAG GGTTGCTCAC
- the Nfatc4 gene encoding nuclear factor of activated T-cells, cytoplasmic 4 isoform X3 translates to MGAASCEDEELEFKLVFGEEKEAPPLGPGGPGEELDSEDAPPCCRLALGEPLPYGAAPIGIPRPPPPRPGMHSPPPRPAPSPGTWESQPARSVRLGGPGGNAGGTGGGRVLECPSIRITSISPTPDPPTSLEDTPETWGDGSPRDYPPPEGFGGYREAGGQGGGAFFSPSPGSSSLSSWSFFSDASDEAALYAACDEVESELNEAASRFGLSSPLPSPRASPRPWTPEDPWSLYGPSSGGRAPEDSWLLLSAPGPIPASPRPASPCGKRRYSSSGTPSSASPALSRRGSLGEEGPEPPPPPPLPLVRDPSSPGPFDYVGAPPTESIPQKTRRTSSEQAVALPRSEEPPSCNGKLPSGTEDSVAAPGALRKEVAGMDYLAVPSPLAWSKARIGGHSPIFRTSALPPLDWPLPSQYEQLELRIEVQPRAHHRAHYETEGSRGAVKAAPGGHPVVKLLGYSEKPLTLQMFIGTADERSLRPHAFYQVHRITGKMVATASYEAVVSGTKVLEMTLLPENNMAANIDCAGILKLRNSDIELRKGETDIGRKNTRVRLVFRVHVPQGGGKVVSVQAASVPIECSQRSAQELPQVEAYNPSACSVRGGEELVLTGSNFLPDSKVVFIERGPDGKLQWEEEATVNRLQSSEVTLTLTIPEYSNKRVSRPVQVYFYVSNGRRKRSPTQSFKFLPVIFKEEPLPDSSLRGFPSTSGPPFGPDMDFSPPRPPYPSYPHEDPAYETPYLSEGFGYSTPALYPQTGPPPSYRSGLRMFPESGGTTGCARLPSVSFLPRPFPGDQYGGQGSSFALGLPFSPPAPFRPPLPSSPPLEDPFHPQSAVHPLPAEGYNEVGPGYTPGEGASEQEKSRGGYSSGFRDNVPIQGITLEEVSEIIGRDLSGFPARPGEEPPA, encoded by the exons ATGGGGGCAGCAAGCTGCGAGGATGAGGAGCTGGAATTTAAGCTGGTGTTCggggaggaaaaggaggctcCCCCGCTGGGCCCTGGGGGCCCTGGGGAAG AGCTGGACTCAGAGGATGCCCCTCCATGCTGTCGTTTGGCCCTGGGGGAACCCCTTCCTTATGGTGCTGCCCCTATTGGGAttccccgacccccaccccctcGGCCAGGGATGCACTCACCACCACCCCGTCCTGCCCCTTCACCTGGCACCTGGGAGAGCCAGCCAGCTCGGTCGGTGAGGCTGGGGGGCCCAGGAGGTAATGCAGGGGGTACTGGGGGCGGTCGTGTTCTTGAGTGTCCCAGCATCCGGATTACCTCTATCTCTCCCACGCCTGACCCACCGACCTCGCTAGAGGACACTCCTGAAACTTGGGGGGACGGCTCTCCTAGAGATTACCCTCCACCAGAAGGCTTTGGGGGCTATCGAGAGGCTGGAGGTCAAGGCGGAGGCGCCTTCTTCAGCCCGAGCCCTGGCAGCAGCAGCCTGTCTTCGTGGAGCTTCTTCTCGGATGCCTCAGATGAGGCAGCCCTGTATGCAGCGTGCGACGAGGTGGAGTCTGAACTTAATGAAGCAGCCTCCCGCTTTGGCTTGAGCTCTCCACTGCCCTCGCCCCGGGCTTCTCCTAGGCCCTGGACCCCGGAGGATCCGTGGAGCCTATACGGTCCAAGCTCCGGAGGCCGAGCGCCAGAGGATAGCTGGCTACTCCTCAGCGCTCCTGGGCCCATTCCAGCCTCCCCTCGGCCTGCTTCTCCCTGCGGCAAGCGGCGCTATTCCAGTTCCGGAACCCCATCTTCGGCCTCCCCAGCTTTGTCCCGCCGGGGCAGCCTTGGGGAAGAGGGTCCAGAGCCACCTCCACCACCCCCACTGCCTCTGGTCCGGGACCCTAGTTCCCCTGGCCCTTTTGACTATGTGGGTGCTCCACCAACCGAGAGCATCCCTCAGAAAACCCGGAGGACTTCTAGCGAGCAAGCAGTGGCCCTGCCTCGGTCTGAGGAGCCTCCCTCGTGCAATGGGAAGCTGCCCTCCGGTACAGAGGACTCTGTGGCTGCTCCGGGGGCTCTGCGGAAAGAGGTGGCTGGTATGGATTACCTAGCAGTGCCTTCTCCCCTTGCTTGGTCCAAGGCCCGGATTGGGGGACACAGCCCCATCTTCAG gacctctgccctaCCTCCCCTGGACTGGCCTTTACCCAGCCAGTATGAGCAGCTGGAGCTGAGGATCGAGGTACAGCCTAGAGCACACCACCGAGCTCACTATGAGACTGAGGGCAGCCGGGGAGCTGTCAAAGCTGCTCCTGGAGGCCACCCTGTGGTCAAG CTCCTAGGCTACAGTGAGAAGCCATTGACTCTACAGATGTTCATTGGCACTGCAGATGAGAGGAGCCTGCGGCCCCATGCCTTCTACCAGGTGCACCGGATTACTGGCAAGATGGTGGCTACAGCCAGCTATGAAGCTGTAGTCAGCGGTACCAAAGTGTTGGAGATGACCTTGCTCCCAGAGAACAACATGGCTGCCAA CATTGACTGTGCTGGAATCCTGAAGCTTCGGAATTCAGACATTGAGCTACGGAAGGGTGAGACAGACATCGGGCGCAAAAACACGCGTGTGCGGCTGGTGTTCCGTGTGCACGTGCCTCAGGGCGGCGGGAAGGTCGTCTCTGTGCAAGCAGCATCAGTGCCCATCGAGTGCT CCCAGCGCTCAGCCCAGGAGCTGCCCCAGGTGGAGGCCTACAACCCCAGTGCCTGCTCcgtgagaggaggggaggagctaGTGTTGACTGGTTCCAACTTCCTGCCAGACTCTAAAGTGGTGTTCATTGAAAGGGGCCCTG ATGGAAAACTGCAGTGGGAGGAAGAGGCCACAGTGAACCGGCTGCAGAGCAGTGAG GTGACATTGACTCTGACCATCCCTGAGTATAGCAACAAGAGGGTATCCCGGCCAGTCCAGGTCTACTTTTATGTCTCCAATGGGCGGAGGAAGCGCAGTCCTACCCAAAGTTTCAAGTTCCTACCTG TGATCTTCAAGGAGGAGCCTCTACCAGACTCGTCTCTCCGGGGCTTCCCTTCCACATCGGGTCCCCCCTTTGGCCCTGACATGGACTTCTCACCGCCCAGGCCCCCTTACCCCTCCTATCCCCACGAAGACCCTGCTTATGAGACTCCTTATCTGTCAGAAGGCTTTGGTTATAGCACACCCGCTCTGTACCCCCAGACGGGGCCCCCACCGTCCTATAGATCCGGCCTGCGGATGTTCCCTGAGAGTGGGGGTACCACAGGTTGTGCCCGCCTACCTTCAGTCTCCTTCCTTCCGCGCCCCTTTCCTGGTGATCAATATGGAGGACAGGGCTCCTCTTTTGCCCTGGGGCTTCCATTCTCCCCTCCGGCCCCCTTTAGGCCTCCACTGCCTTCCTCCCCACCACTTGAAGACCCCTTCCACCCCCAGAGTGCCGTCCACCCCTTACCTGCTGAGGGCTACAATGAGGTGGGGCCAGGCTATACCCCTGGGGAGGGGGCTTCGGAGCAGGAGAAATCCAGGGGTGGCTACAGCAGCGGCTTCAGAGACAATGTACCTATCCAGGGTATCACCCTGGAGGAAG TGAGTGAGATCATTGGCCGAGACCTGAGTGGCTTCCCTGCACGTCCTGGAGAAGAGCCTCCTGCCTGA
- the Nfatc4 gene encoding nuclear factor of activated T-cells, cytoplasmic 4 isoform X2 gives MGAASCEDEELEFKLVFGEEKEAPPLGPGGPGEELDSEDAPPCCRLALGEPLPYGAAPIGIPRPPPPRPGMHSPPPRPAPSPGTWESQPARSVRLGGPGGNAGGTGGGRVLECPSIRITSISPTPDPPTSLEDTPETWGDGSPRDYPPPEGFGGYREAGGQGGGAFFSPSPGSSSLSSWSFFSDASDEAALYAACDEVESELNEAASRFGLSSPLPSPRASPRPWTPEDPWSLYGPSSGGRAPEDSWLLLSAPGPIPASPRPASPCGKRRYSSSGTPSSASPALSRRGSLGEEGPEPPPPPPLPLVRDPSSPGPFDYVGAPPTESIPQKTRRTSSEQAVALPRSEEPPSCNGKLPSGTEDSVAAPGALRKEVAGMDYLAVPSPLAWSKARIGGHSPIFRTSALPPLDWPLPSQYEQLELRIEVQPRAHHRAHYETEGSRGAVKAAPGGHPVVKMFIGTADERSLRPHAFYQVHRITGKMVATASYEAVVSGTKVLEMTLLPENNMAANIDCAGILKLRNSDIELRKGETDIGRKNTRVRLVFRVHVPQGGGKVVSVQAASVPIECSQRSAQELPQVEAYNPSACSVRGGEELVLTGSNFLPDSKVVFIERGPDGKLQWEEEATVNRLQSSEVTLTLTIPEYSNKRVSRPVQVYFYVSNGRRKRSPTQSFKFLPVIFKEEPLPDSSLRGFPSTSGPPFGPDMDFSPPRPPYPSYPHEDPAYETPYLSEGFGYSTPALYPQTGPPPSYRSGLRMFPESGGTTGCARLPSVSFLPRPFPGDQYGGQGSSFALGLPFSPPAPFRPPLPSSPPLEDPFHPQSAVHPLPAEGYNEVGPGYTPGEGASEQEKSRGGYSSGFRDNVPIQGITLEEGLLTLFRTATASHLASSEGQNQRSELWFEHILPPHLLLSLKE, from the exons ATGGGGGCAGCAAGCTGCGAGGATGAGGAGCTGGAATTTAAGCTGGTGTTCggggaggaaaaggaggctcCCCCGCTGGGCCCTGGGGGCCCTGGGGAAG AGCTGGACTCAGAGGATGCCCCTCCATGCTGTCGTTTGGCCCTGGGGGAACCCCTTCCTTATGGTGCTGCCCCTATTGGGAttccccgacccccaccccctcGGCCAGGGATGCACTCACCACCACCCCGTCCTGCCCCTTCACCTGGCACCTGGGAGAGCCAGCCAGCTCGGTCGGTGAGGCTGGGGGGCCCAGGAGGTAATGCAGGGGGTACTGGGGGCGGTCGTGTTCTTGAGTGTCCCAGCATCCGGATTACCTCTATCTCTCCCACGCCTGACCCACCGACCTCGCTAGAGGACACTCCTGAAACTTGGGGGGACGGCTCTCCTAGAGATTACCCTCCACCAGAAGGCTTTGGGGGCTATCGAGAGGCTGGAGGTCAAGGCGGAGGCGCCTTCTTCAGCCCGAGCCCTGGCAGCAGCAGCCTGTCTTCGTGGAGCTTCTTCTCGGATGCCTCAGATGAGGCAGCCCTGTATGCAGCGTGCGACGAGGTGGAGTCTGAACTTAATGAAGCAGCCTCCCGCTTTGGCTTGAGCTCTCCACTGCCCTCGCCCCGGGCTTCTCCTAGGCCCTGGACCCCGGAGGATCCGTGGAGCCTATACGGTCCAAGCTCCGGAGGCCGAGCGCCAGAGGATAGCTGGCTACTCCTCAGCGCTCCTGGGCCCATTCCAGCCTCCCCTCGGCCTGCTTCTCCCTGCGGCAAGCGGCGCTATTCCAGTTCCGGAACCCCATCTTCGGCCTCCCCAGCTTTGTCCCGCCGGGGCAGCCTTGGGGAAGAGGGTCCAGAGCCACCTCCACCACCCCCACTGCCTCTGGTCCGGGACCCTAGTTCCCCTGGCCCTTTTGACTATGTGGGTGCTCCACCAACCGAGAGCATCCCTCAGAAAACCCGGAGGACTTCTAGCGAGCAAGCAGTGGCCCTGCCTCGGTCTGAGGAGCCTCCCTCGTGCAATGGGAAGCTGCCCTCCGGTACAGAGGACTCTGTGGCTGCTCCGGGGGCTCTGCGGAAAGAGGTGGCTGGTATGGATTACCTAGCAGTGCCTTCTCCCCTTGCTTGGTCCAAGGCCCGGATTGGGGGACACAGCCCCATCTTCAG gacctctgccctaCCTCCCCTGGACTGGCCTTTACCCAGCCAGTATGAGCAGCTGGAGCTGAGGATCGAGGTACAGCCTAGAGCACACCACCGAGCTCACTATGAGACTGAGGGCAGCCGGGGAGCTGTCAAAGCTGCTCCTGGAGGCCACCCTGTGGTCAAG ATGTTCATTGGCACTGCAGATGAGAGGAGCCTGCGGCCCCATGCCTTCTACCAGGTGCACCGGATTACTGGCAAGATGGTGGCTACAGCCAGCTATGAAGCTGTAGTCAGCGGTACCAAAGTGTTGGAGATGACCTTGCTCCCAGAGAACAACATGGCTGCCAA CATTGACTGTGCTGGAATCCTGAAGCTTCGGAATTCAGACATTGAGCTACGGAAGGGTGAGACAGACATCGGGCGCAAAAACACGCGTGTGCGGCTGGTGTTCCGTGTGCACGTGCCTCAGGGCGGCGGGAAGGTCGTCTCTGTGCAAGCAGCATCAGTGCCCATCGAGTGCT CCCAGCGCTCAGCCCAGGAGCTGCCCCAGGTGGAGGCCTACAACCCCAGTGCCTGCTCcgtgagaggaggggaggagctaGTGTTGACTGGTTCCAACTTCCTGCCAGACTCTAAAGTGGTGTTCATTGAAAGGGGCCCTG ATGGAAAACTGCAGTGGGAGGAAGAGGCCACAGTGAACCGGCTGCAGAGCAGTGAG GTGACATTGACTCTGACCATCCCTGAGTATAGCAACAAGAGGGTATCCCGGCCAGTCCAGGTCTACTTTTATGTCTCCAATGGGCGGAGGAAGCGCAGTCCTACCCAAAGTTTCAAGTTCCTACCTG TGATCTTCAAGGAGGAGCCTCTACCAGACTCGTCTCTCCGGGGCTTCCCTTCCACATCGGGTCCCCCCTTTGGCCCTGACATGGACTTCTCACCGCCCAGGCCCCCTTACCCCTCCTATCCCCACGAAGACCCTGCTTATGAGACTCCTTATCTGTCAGAAGGCTTTGGTTATAGCACACCCGCTCTGTACCCCCAGACGGGGCCCCCACCGTCCTATAGATCCGGCCTGCGGATGTTCCCTGAGAGTGGGGGTACCACAGGTTGTGCCCGCCTACCTTCAGTCTCCTTCCTTCCGCGCCCCTTTCCTGGTGATCAATATGGAGGACAGGGCTCCTCTTTTGCCCTGGGGCTTCCATTCTCCCCTCCGGCCCCCTTTAGGCCTCCACTGCCTTCCTCCCCACCACTTGAAGACCCCTTCCACCCCCAGAGTGCCGTCCACCCCTTACCTGCTGAGGGCTACAATGAGGTGGGGCCAGGCTATACCCCTGGGGAGGGGGCTTCGGAGCAGGAGAAATCCAGGGGTGGCTACAGCAGCGGCTTCAGAGACAATGTACCTATCCAGGGTATCACCCTGGAGGAAG GGTTGCTCAC